Proteins from a single region of Chryseobacterium sp. T16E-39:
- a CDS encoding metallophosphoesterase: MKIQIISDLHQEFGSTDLSFDKADVVVLAGDINLGTKGIEWIKDKISKKPVIYVLGNHEYYKGSYPKTLNKIKEAAKDSAVFVLEDSFVDIEDVRFHGATLWTDFSIFGNPVQYGMICQPRMNDYKKIKRDPSYSKMRTIDTFKIHQFSRIALQENLEKSRGLKNIVVTHHAPSIQSVPVEYKNDPLTSAYASDLEDLIIEYKPLYWVHGHIHTPCRYTIENTEIICNPHGYIDEKYNGYEKELIINV; the protein is encoded by the coding sequence ATGAAAATACAAATCATCAGTGATCTGCACCAGGAATTTGGCTCTACTGATTTATCTTTTGATAAGGCAGATGTTGTTGTATTGGCTGGAGATATCAATTTAGGAACAAAAGGGATTGAGTGGATTAAAGATAAGATATCCAAAAAGCCGGTTATTTATGTTTTGGGCAATCATGAATATTACAAAGGGTCTTACCCTAAAACTTTAAATAAAATAAAGGAAGCAGCAAAGGACTCTGCTGTTTTTGTGCTTGAAGATTCTTTCGTTGATATCGAAGATGTCAGGTTCCATGGAGCTACTTTATGGACTGATTTTTCAATCTTTGGCAATCCAGTGCAATATGGAATGATCTGCCAGCCTAGAATGAATGATTATAAAAAGATTAAAAGAGATCCATCGTATTCGAAAATGAGAACTATTGATACTTTTAAAATTCATCAGTTTTCAAGAATAGCATTGCAGGAAAATCTTGAAAAATCCAGAGGATTAAAGAATATTGTAGTTACACATCATGCTCCAAGTATTCAATCGGTTCCTGTTGAGTATAAGAATGATCCCCTAACCTCAGCGTATGCTTCTGATCTCGAAGATTTAATTATAGAATATAAGCCTCTATATTGGGTTCATGGGCATATTCATACGCCCTGCAGATATACAATAGAAAATACAGAGATCATCTGTAACCCCCATGGATATATTGACGAAAAATACAATGGTTATGAGAAAGAACTGATTATAAATGTCTAA
- a CDS encoding alpha/beta hydrolase — protein sequence MKTAATFLLAFFFFLSNLLTAQQKQYIFFLHNKFLEGHSFAEKHPQYGIAEYAPILNKLKDKNTVIISEKRPDQTDPEMYARKVITQIDSLKNKGVSPQNMSIVGTSQGGYIAQYVSYYAKNPDLKFVIIGSSFKDDSLNKDPDFKLYGKVLSITEKSDEGHVPLSSQKRLKNSKLKTFKEIEVNTGMKHGFLFKALDIWINPTKEWIHKKF from the coding sequence ATGAAAACAGCTGCAACGTTTCTTTTGGCTTTCTTTTTTTTTCTCTCAAATCTTTTAACGGCCCAGCAAAAACAATATATTTTCTTTTTACATAATAAATTTCTGGAAGGCCATTCTTTCGCCGAAAAACATCCACAATATGGCATCGCAGAGTATGCGCCGATTCTGAATAAACTAAAAGACAAAAACACGGTGATCATCTCTGAAAAAAGACCTGATCAGACCGACCCGGAAATGTATGCCCGAAAAGTAATTACCCAGATTGACAGCTTAAAAAATAAAGGGGTATCTCCTCAAAATATGAGTATAGTAGGTACCTCACAGGGTGGTTATATTGCTCAATATGTTTCTTACTATGCTAAAAATCCAGATTTGAAATTTGTGATCATCGGATCGAGCTTTAAGGACGATTCCTTGAATAAAGACCCTGACTTCAAATTGTATGGTAAAGTACTTTCTATTACAGAAAAATCTGATGAGGGGCATGTTCCGTTATCTTCTCAAAAAAGATTAAAAAACTCAAAATTAAAAACGTTCAAAGAAATAGAAGTGAACACCGGAATGAAACATGGTTTTTTGTTTAAAGCATTAGATATCTGGATCAATCCTACCAAAGAATGGATTCATAAGAAGTTTTGA
- a CDS encoding CynX/NimT family MFS transporter: protein MKSETRKEGSYILLLINVLVVILVSSNLRSPITSVGPVLNQIGQSLHLDNFQSSLLTSIPLLMFASCSVLVSRFSHRFSINRFLLYALVILSFGLFLRVFGSVWTLFTGSVFIGLGICVGNVITPGYIKNNFPKQIGLMTGIFAVAMNLTAALASGYSVSLGEWTGYGWRGSLGIWLVIALLALLVVVLELLLNKKSTNQIKSSLAKSDFNMFKSAQAWNISIFMGLQSLVYYSLISWLPAVLNDYGMNGNAPGWVLFVIQISMIPITFVGPIIANKMKDQRVMIVFLCVLMFASIVMFALLKSQWIYATAILLGLSNGLSFSLSILFFSLRTKSSANAIKISGMAQSVGYLIAAFGPAIFGKLHDWDPSWKYSFAFLGISVIVMFFFGMRAAQKKFVES from the coding sequence ATGAAAAGTGAAACAAGAAAAGAGGGATCTTATATTTTACTGTTGATCAATGTTTTGGTAGTTATTTTGGTGTCAAGTAACCTGCGTTCACCTATTACTTCTGTTGGGCCGGTACTGAATCAGATCGGTCAGTCTTTGCATTTAGATAATTTTCAAAGCAGTTTACTGACTTCCATTCCTTTGCTGATGTTTGCCAGTTGCTCAGTATTGGTTAGTCGGTTTTCACACCGTTTCAGCATCAACCGTTTTTTATTATATGCTTTGGTTATCCTGAGTTTTGGGTTGTTTCTGCGGGTTTTTGGATCCGTTTGGACCTTGTTTACAGGATCTGTATTTATCGGTCTTGGAATCTGTGTAGGAAATGTTATTACTCCAGGTTATATCAAAAACAATTTTCCAAAACAGATCGGTTTAATGACCGGCATCTTTGCGGTTGCGATGAACCTTACCGCTGCGTTGGCATCGGGGTACAGCGTTAGCCTTGGAGAATGGACAGGCTACGGATGGCGTGGTTCTTTGGGAATCTGGTTGGTTATTGCTTTGCTAGCCTTATTGGTCGTGGTTTTGGAATTATTATTGAATAAAAAAAGCACCAATCAAATCAAGAGCTCTTTGGCTAAATCGGATTTTAATATGTTTAAATCTGCACAGGCCTGGAATATCAGTATTTTTATGGGGCTGCAGTCTCTGGTTTATTATTCTTTAATTTCATGGCTGCCAGCTGTTCTGAATGACTATGGAATGAACGGAAATGCTCCGGGTTGGGTGTTGTTCGTCATTCAGATCTCAATGATTCCGATCACTTTTGTAGGACCGATTATCGCTAATAAAATGAAAGACCAAAGAGTAATGATCGTTTTCTTGTGTGTTCTGATGTTCGCAAGTATTGTTATGTTTGCCCTGTTAAAATCACAATGGATCTATGCAACAGCAATTCTTTTAGGTCTATCCAATGGTCTTTCGTTTAGTCTATCGATCTTATTTTTCTCTTTGCGGACAAAATCAAGTGCCAATGCTATTAAGATTTCAGGAATGGCACAATCTGTAGGATACCTTATTGCTGCTTTTGGACCTGCTATTTTTGGGAAGTTACACGACTGGGATCCTTCATGGAAATACTCATTTGCATTTTTGGGAATTTCAGTGATTGTGATGTTTTTCTTTGGGATGAGGGCGGCACAAAAGAAGTTTGTGGAGAGTTGA
- a CDS encoding AraC family transcriptional regulator, which produces MAPPENILNVDELSKPYFVWFEDNWRHDDLLHLHEKKGQLVYVESGFQYLTVEGKMYLLPQNHAAWIPAKAIHKTNSHSERIRLMIMFFDSTKDDSFYNTVNVFSVPPVLKEMIRYAEKWSRDTDESDDENIFLKALYNELPNFVADSIQLHISLPKDKRLTQAINHLNTHYTQDLKMEDLSDIASLSLRSLERIFKKETGLTLIKYQQMLRIIKSLELLSANEWTISEIAYQVGYKSLQAYTNSFQSVMQYRPSDFIKNL; this is translated from the coding sequence ATGGCTCCTCCAGAAAATATCTTGAATGTGGATGAATTATCGAAACCTTATTTTGTTTGGTTTGAGGATAACTGGAGGCATGATGATCTTCTTCATCTTCATGAGAAAAAGGGACAGCTGGTGTATGTAGAAAGTGGATTTCAATATCTGACGGTAGAAGGAAAGATGTATCTTTTACCGCAAAACCATGCCGCCTGGATTCCTGCAAAAGCCATCCATAAAACCAATTCTCATTCCGAAAGAATCAGGTTGATGATCATGTTTTTCGACAGTACCAAAGATGATTCATTTTACAATACGGTCAACGTATTTTCTGTACCTCCGGTATTGAAAGAAATGATCAGATATGCCGAAAAATGGTCACGGGATACGGATGAAAGCGATGATGAAAACATATTTCTAAAAGCATTGTATAATGAACTCCCAAATTTTGTAGCCGATTCTATCCAACTGCATATCAGTCTTCCTAAAGACAAGAGATTAACCCAGGCCATCAACCACCTGAATACCCACTATACACAAGATCTTAAAATGGAAGACCTAAGTGATATCGCCTCATTATCACTACGGTCTCTGGAAAGGATTTTTAAAAAAGAAACTGGCCTCACCCTGATCAAATACCAGCAAATGCTGCGGATCATCAAAAGCCTGGAATTATTAAGTGCCAATGAATGGACTATTTCAGAAATTGCCTATCAGGTTGGGTACAAAAGTCTGCAGGCATATACCAACAGTTTTCAGTCGGTTATGCAGTACAGACCCAGCGATTTTATAAAAAATTTATGA
- a CDS encoding TIGR00730 family Rossman fold protein, with translation MKRLTVFCGSSFGAEPIYEDQAYALGKKLVEEKIGLVYGGAISGLMGVVANGVMENGGEAIGVLPHFLKGKEIAHQNLTDLILVETMHERKTKMNELSDGVIALPGGYGTLEELFEMMTWAQLGLHQKPIAVLNVNGFYDDLLKMTQTMVDKGFLKEANQKMLIVDDNIDVLLAKMKNYEAPKVDKWISKDKV, from the coding sequence ATAAAAAGACTAACTGTATTTTGTGGATCAAGCTTTGGAGCTGAACCGATCTATGAAGATCAAGCCTATGCATTAGGAAAGAAACTTGTGGAAGAGAAAATAGGATTGGTATATGGTGGTGCCATCAGTGGTTTGATGGGAGTAGTTGCAAACGGAGTGATGGAAAACGGCGGTGAGGCGATAGGAGTGCTTCCTCATTTTCTGAAAGGAAAAGAAATTGCTCACCAAAATCTGACTGATCTGATCCTTGTAGAAACCATGCATGAGCGTAAAACCAAAATGAATGAATTATCAGATGGTGTGATAGCATTACCCGGAGGATATGGAACTTTAGAAGAGCTTTTTGAAATGATGACCTGGGCACAGTTGGGGTTGCATCAAAAGCCAATCGCTGTTCTTAACGTCAATGGATTTTACGATGATTTATTGAAGATGACACAGACAATGGTTGATAAAGGGTTTTTGAAAGAAGCTAACCAAAAGATGCTGATTGTAGATGATAACATAGATGTTCTTCTAGCCAAAATGAAGAATTACGAGGCTCCGAAAGTTGATAAGTGGATCTCTAAAGACAAAGTCTGA
- a CDS encoding MFS transporter has protein sequence MGTRKNLILILASIGTFVEALDIAIINLTIPAIQKQFNIGAETVQWLQTLYVLFFGGFLIIGGKLSDQIGRKKMFLLGALIFMLTSLGAGLSTNFEMLAIFRALQGLGAAFIMPSALSIVTNTFTENHERNKALGVFSSFAAIGSGSGLSIGGIISTYLSWHWVFLINVPILLLTLIFAYQYLPADEKSENSQKTDSVSGILLVLGLLSLTYGTHELIQIKEQPFMVIGSIVVAVILLGTVVYRLKTVAQPLIDIQLFKHRSLMTSNLAFFTLGAFFIGFLFLISLMLQKDMGHSAASAGLMLVPFSVMSALVAKFILPSVSKKLNPAQMGIFGWSFMLAGALSLLISIYFGHPLVLVLLGAACISGVGMTFCFTSLSILGIRDVDASDYGVASSLTSTNYFLGAGIGLSFMTLMGQIFPSDWAVGSLSVIILAVYAVCALGILVYLIIKELKVKRTSVAVS, from the coding sequence ATGGGAACAAGAAAAAACTTAATATTAATATTGGCATCAATAGGAACCTTTGTTGAAGCTTTAGATATTGCTATTATCAACCTGACAATCCCTGCTATTCAGAAACAGTTCAATATCGGTGCTGAAACCGTTCAGTGGCTGCAAACTTTATATGTTTTGTTTTTTGGTGGTTTTCTGATTATTGGAGGCAAGCTATCTGATCAGATCGGAAGAAAAAAAATGTTCCTGCTTGGAGCGCTTATTTTTATGCTGACTTCATTAGGGGCAGGGCTTTCAACCAATTTTGAAATGTTGGCCATATTCAGAGCTTTACAGGGATTGGGTGCTGCATTTATTATGCCTTCAGCGCTATCTATAGTTACGAATACTTTTACCGAAAATCATGAACGAAATAAAGCTTTAGGCGTTTTTAGCTCTTTTGCAGCAATCGGATCGGGGAGTGGTTTGTCTATAGGAGGTATCATCAGTACCTATTTAAGCTGGCACTGGGTTTTCCTAATCAATGTTCCTATTCTTTTATTGACTCTTATTTTCGCATATCAGTATTTACCTGCGGATGAGAAGTCGGAAAACTCTCAGAAAACAGATTCCGTTTCTGGAATTTTATTAGTTCTTGGATTATTGAGTTTGACGTATGGAACCCATGAGTTGATCCAGATTAAAGAGCAGCCATTTATGGTTATCGGGTCGATCGTTGTAGCTGTTATATTATTAGGAACTGTGGTTTATCGATTAAAAACTGTAGCTCAGCCTTTGATTGATATTCAATTATTCAAGCACAGATCACTGATGACTTCGAATTTGGCCTTTTTTACCTTAGGCGCCTTTTTTATAGGATTCTTATTCCTGATCTCTTTAATGTTGCAAAAAGATATGGGACACAGTGCTGCCTCAGCAGGATTAATGCTGGTTCCTTTCAGTGTAATGTCAGCTTTGGTTGCTAAATTTATTTTGCCTTCTGTTTCAAAAAAACTAAACCCTGCACAAATGGGAATTTTCGGATGGTCTTTTATGTTGGCTGGGGCTTTATCTTTACTGATATCTATTTATTTTGGTCACCCTTTGGTCCTTGTATTATTGGGTGCAGCGTGTATCTCAGGAGTTGGAATGACTTTCTGTTTTACCAGTTTGTCCATTTTGGGAATCCGGGATGTTGATGCATCGGATTATGGAGTAGCTTCAAGTTTAACGAGCACCAACTATTTTTTAGGAGCTGGAATTGGCTTGTCATTTATGACCTTAATGGGGCAAATTTTTCCTTCCGATTGGGCAGTGGGAAGTTTAAGTGTCATCATTTTGGCAGTGTATGCAGTTTGTGCACTTGGAATATTGGTATATTTGATTATTAAAGAATTAAAGGTAAAAAGAACATCGGTAGCGGTCTCATAA
- a CDS encoding Lrp/AsnC family transcriptional regulator translates to MQPENYTLDEKDLSILRLLQKDAKLSVRDISTRINLSPTPTHERIKRLEKSGIIKEYTAVLDRKKVNKGMMVVCMIALNAHNKKMATKFIEEVCKLKEVVEFYNISGDFDFMLKILAPNMDEFHEFFVNKLSEIEGIGQTKSIFVMNSIKESSQII, encoded by the coding sequence ATGCAACCTGAAAATTACACCCTCGACGAAAAAGACCTCTCTATCCTGCGCCTGTTACAAAAAGATGCGAAGCTGAGCGTCCGTGATATTTCAACCCGGATCAATCTAAGTCCAACGCCTACCCATGAACGGATCAAGCGTTTAGAGAAATCAGGAATCATCAAAGAATACACGGCTGTTTTGGATCGCAAAAAGGTCAATAAAGGAATGATGGTTGTATGCATGATCGCACTGAATGCCCATAATAAAAAAATGGCCACGAAATTTATTGAAGAGGTTTGTAAATTAAAAGAAGTCGTTGAGTTTTATAACATCAGTGGTGATTTTGATTTTATGCTGAAAATCCTTGCACCCAATATGGATGAGTTTCATGAATTCTTCGTGAATAAGCTTTCTGAAATCGAAGGGATCGGACAGACGAAAAGTATTTTTGTGATGAATAGTATTAAAGAAAGTTCTCAGATTATATAA
- a CDS encoding methyltransferase domain-containing protein, which yields MPWNPDVYNQFKNIRFKPFFDLSDLIIAETPMKAVDLGCGTGEQTAILTEKFPQADFTGIDSSPEMLEKSKTLENERLHFKMATTEEMLTGNENWDLIFSNAALQWSDNHQTLFPQLISKLKSNGQLAVQMPYQPGNTLNQILSGLAEEEPFKTYLNGWNRPSAVLTIDEYAQLLFENGIVELNLSQKVYPIIAEDHDTLFNFISGSAIIPYLERLDEEQQKDFTTEFKKRIAKSFPKLPAIYAFKRILMYGRKK from the coding sequence ATGCCTTGGAATCCTGATGTTTATAACCAATTTAAAAATATAAGGTTCAAACCTTTTTTTGATCTTTCCGATCTGATCATTGCAGAAACACCCATGAAAGCCGTTGATTTAGGTTGTGGTACCGGAGAACAAACCGCTATTCTCACCGAAAAATTTCCTCAAGCCGATTTCACGGGTATTGACTCTTCCCCTGAAATGCTTGAAAAATCCAAAACATTGGAAAATGAACGTCTCCATTTTAAAATGGCAACCACAGAGGAAATGCTGACCGGCAACGAAAACTGGGATCTTATTTTCAGCAATGCCGCTTTACAGTGGTCCGACAACCATCAAACCCTTTTTCCACAACTGATCTCAAAACTGAAATCCAATGGCCAACTGGCTGTTCAAATGCCTTATCAGCCGGGAAACACTCTGAATCAGATCTTATCCGGTCTCGCTGAAGAAGAACCTTTTAAAACTTATCTAAATGGATGGAACCGCCCTTCTGCAGTCCTTACTATAGATGAATACGCACAGCTTTTATTTGAAAACGGAATCGTGGAATTAAATCTTTCACAAAAGGTGTATCCTATCATTGCTGAGGACCACGACACTTTATTCAATTTTATTTCCGGATCAGCTATCATTCCTTATCTGGAACGGTTGGATGAAGAGCAACAAAAAGATTTTACAACTGAGTTTAAAAAACGTATTGCTAAAAGCTTCCCCAAGCTTCCTGCTATATATGCATTTAAAAGAATTCTTATGTATGGAAGAAAAAAATAA
- a CDS encoding GNAT family N-acetyltransferase, producing the protein MEEKNKDLHLRKATSADLMAIIKMLADDILGQNREKVSDPLDERYFTAFKAIEKNPDQDLLVMVNDHDEILGTLQITYLQYLNHTGSKRALIESVRIHSSQRGRGLGEEMFRLAIIRARENGADVVQLTSDKTRTEALRFYKKLGFTASHEGFKMKI; encoded by the coding sequence ATGGAAGAAAAAAATAAAGATCTTCATTTACGAAAGGCTACCTCCGCAGATTTAATGGCCATTATAAAAATGCTTGCGGATGATATATTGGGACAGAACCGGGAAAAAGTCTCCGATCCTTTGGACGAAAGATATTTTACTGCATTCAAAGCTATTGAAAAAAATCCTGATCAAGATTTACTGGTGATGGTTAATGATCATGATGAGATTTTGGGAACTTTACAGATCACCTATCTACAATACCTCAACCATACAGGCAGTAAGCGGGCACTGATTGAATCTGTACGAATCCATTCTTCACAACGTGGCCGGGGGCTGGGAGAAGAAATGTTCCGCTTAGCCATTATACGTGCCAGAGAAAATGGAGCGGATGTTGTTCAACTGACTTCGGATAAAACCAGAACCGAAGCGCTGAGGTTTTATAAAAAACTGGGATTTACAGCTTCCCATGAAGGTTTTAAAATGAAAATTTAA
- a CDS encoding serine hydrolase: MNPIKIFLLGVLSINGLLYSQKIQPNLKGLDEEIQNIMADYKAVGLSVVIVKDDQIAYSKGFGWRDFDKKLPVTSNTVFPIGSITKSFTSALIGSLQDENKVSVTAKPSMYIPFLQFYNDRMNSMITIADLLSHKSGIGRADGSYILFPAKSRIDLMKRLPFLKPGGEVKDSWIYSNMGYIVLGTIAEQVSGERWSDLISNRIFKPLQMNHSSTSIDEMLKSEDYALPYGVYKGNIEKILYQKPNNDQPGAAVNSTANDMGNWIRMWLNNGVFQQQKVLSENYVKEATSIKAVFNGRPPATADQSSYIFGYGYGWNANMYRGHYKVHHGGAVSGFSSNAVLYPLDKIGVVVLTNQQNSDLPYTITSMISNRMLGLDGQKSYAYTKEIYDIKKPEKTMKPIDQGKKPSLDLVQYTGKYVDNGYGTFEVVKEGDQLFAVFPAFKFRLEHMQYNAFICKLIENIPQQMNPEFELNFSIDNEGKVSDVVIDLQRDGVHFKKVEQK, translated from the coding sequence ATGAATCCTATTAAAATCTTCTTATTGGGAGTACTTTCCATTAACGGGTTATTATACAGTCAAAAAATTCAGCCTAACTTGAAAGGTTTGGATGAAGAAATCCAAAATATCATGGCTGACTATAAAGCTGTCGGCTTATCTGTAGTGATAGTAAAAGATGATCAGATCGCGTATTCCAAAGGATTTGGATGGAGAGATTTTGATAAAAAACTTCCGGTGACTTCGAATACCGTATTTCCTATTGGCAGCATCACAAAATCTTTTACTTCTGCATTGATAGGATCTCTTCAGGACGAGAATAAAGTATCAGTTACAGCAAAGCCTTCGATGTATATTCCTTTTCTTCAGTTTTACAACGACCGGATGAACTCAATGATCACCATAGCAGATTTGTTAAGTCATAAAAGCGGAATAGGAAGAGCAGATGGTTCTTATATTCTTTTCCCGGCAAAAAGCAGGATAGATTTAATGAAACGCTTGCCTTTTCTTAAACCTGGTGGAGAAGTTAAAGACAGTTGGATTTATAGTAATATGGGTTATATCGTTCTGGGAACAATAGCAGAACAGGTGAGTGGAGAGAGATGGAGTGACCTCATCAGCAACAGGATTTTTAAGCCTCTGCAGATGAACCATTCTTCCACATCAATTGATGAAATGCTAAAATCTGAAGATTATGCGTTGCCATATGGGGTGTATAAAGGGAACATCGAAAAAATACTTTATCAGAAACCAAACAATGATCAGCCAGGAGCTGCTGTTAACAGCACGGCTAATGATATGGGGAATTGGATCAGGATGTGGCTGAATAACGGTGTATTTCAGCAACAGAAAGTTCTTTCGGAAAATTATGTAAAAGAAGCAACCAGTATAAAGGCGGTTTTTAATGGACGTCCACCCGCAACAGCTGATCAAAGTAGTTATATTTTTGGGTATGGGTATGGCTGGAATGCCAATATGTACCGTGGACACTATAAAGTACATCATGGAGGTGCTGTATCTGGTTTTTCATCCAATGCAGTCTTATACCCTTTAGATAAAATAGGAGTTGTAGTACTGACCAATCAACAGAACTCTGATCTTCCCTATACGATTACCAGTATGATATCTAACCGAATGTTAGGACTGGATGGACAAAAGTCGTACGCATATACCAAAGAGATTTATGATATTAAAAAGCCTGAGAAAACAATGAAGCCCATTGACCAGGGTAAAAAGCCAAGTCTTGATCTGGTCCAATACACTGGGAAATATGTGGATAACGGATATGGAACTTTTGAAGTAGTAAAAGAAGGCGATCAACTGTTCGCTGTTTTCCCTGCCTTTAAATTCAGATTGGAGCACATGCAATACAATGCTTTTATCTGCAAGTTGATTGAAAATATTCCTCAGCAGATGAACCCTGAGTTTGAACTGAATTTTTCAATAGATAATGAAGGGAAAGTGTCTGATGTAGTGATTGATCTGCAAAGAGATGGGGTTCATTTTAAGAAAGTAGAGCAGAAATAA
- a CDS encoding T9SS type A sorting domain-containing protein translates to MRTSLLSMKNGIAVAMVFLSGVTYAQQWQTTGNQGINPTNYVGTVDPRILYLRTNGASNNPNQALLNEFGTFIVETTNNSNASKAKGSLAVGVSNTLGAQAASTFVSGWSNNLSTGGGANIVGGQENTVLNNASKSVALGWKNTIRNHNEFALGVGIDLTEEYSGGFGIDLAATGNRSFVIGAGNGGAKLTNAIPYSIMLGMSGTSTMLIKDQSVGVRTNAPTANFHTVGTVRHQDLPVGSGRALVVDPNGNVMVSNTALSKMASSDETIQKLEDRIKNLENTVEELKQLLLNKNSTTDISLSDVPTLGQNVPNPTKNETSIRYYLPKDVKTASLEIYSISGQLVKSVPLREKGNGTIRISGSDLQSGTYVYKMTADGKVTDAKKLIMQD, encoded by the coding sequence ATGAGAACATCACTATTATCCATGAAAAATGGTATAGCAGTCGCTATGGTATTTTTATCAGGTGTCACTTACGCCCAACAATGGCAAACTACAGGAAATCAGGGAATTAACCCCACCAATTATGTGGGTACTGTAGATCCCAGAATTCTTTACTTGCGAACCAATGGGGCATCTAACAACCCTAATCAGGCATTGCTCAACGAATTTGGTACTTTCATTGTAGAAACTACCAATAATTCTAATGCCTCTAAAGCAAAAGGAAGTCTTGCTGTTGGGGTATCCAATACTTTAGGAGCCCAGGCTGCCAGCACATTTGTCAGCGGATGGTCCAATAATCTGAGTACCGGTGGTGGTGCTAATATTGTTGGAGGGCAGGAGAATACCGTATTAAACAATGCCAGTAAATCAGTCGCATTAGGATGGAAAAACACGATCAGAAATCATAATGAATTTGCATTAGGGGTAGGAATTGACCTTACTGAAGAGTATTCTGGAGGATTTGGGATTGACCTTGCAGCTACCGGAAACCGGTCTTTTGTGATTGGTGCAGGGAATGGAGGGGCAAAACTTACCAATGCCATTCCCTATTCTATTATGCTGGGAATGTCAGGGACCTCAACCATGCTGATCAAAGATCAAAGCGTGGGTGTTCGTACCAATGCTCCTACCGCTAATTTCCATACCGTTGGAACCGTTCGTCATCAGGACCTGCCTGTTGGAAGCGGACGTGCATTAGTGGTAGACCCCAATGGGAATGTTATGGTATCCAACACAGCACTGAGTAAAATGGCTTCTTCAGACGAAACCATCCAGAAGCTGGAAGACCGTATTAAAAATCTTGAAAATACGGTAGAAGAATTAAAACAACTTCTTTTGAATAAAAATTCAACCACTGATATTAGTTTATCTGATGTTCCGACATTGGGACAGAATGTTCCGAATCCGACAAAGAATGAAACAAGCATCCGCTATTATCTTCCAAAAGATGTAAAAACAGCATCGCTTGAAATTTACAGCATCTCCGGTCAGTTGGTGAAATCAGTCCCACTTCGTGAAAAAGGAAATGGTACGATTAGAATTTCAGGCTCTGACCTTCAATCCGGCACTTATGTATACAAAATGACAGCAGACGGAAAAGTGACTGATGCAAAAAAACTAATCATGCAGGATTAA